A window of Patescibacteria group bacterium contains these coding sequences:
- a CDS encoding PH domain-containing protein — translation MMRLDQLPNQQEGEKAALFLHRHWLTLVSIAAVFGLLTLLPLAIAVEFADALATFLSDPILGPLLTVVMSIYYLGVWLVTFFEYADYELDIWIVTNERIIDVEQKGLFNRVASELHLANIQDVTTEVKGMLATFLDYGDVYVQTAGQKDRFIFKHVPHPNKVKETIIELSDADKRRHGVGNAAHAV, via the coding sequence ATGATGCGCCTCGACCAACTTCCCAATCAGCAGGAGGGCGAGAAGGCCGCCCTGTTCCTGCATCGGCATTGGCTTACGCTCGTCTCGATCGCCGCCGTGTTCGGCTTGCTCACGCTGCTCCCGCTCGCCATCGCCGTTGAGTTCGCCGATGCCCTCGCGACCTTCTTGTCGGACCCGATCCTCGGCCCGCTGCTCACGGTGGTCATGTCCATCTACTATCTCGGCGTGTGGCTGGTGACCTTCTTCGAATACGCCGACTACGAGCTCGACATCTGGATCGTCACCAACGAACGCATCATCGACGTGGAACAGAAAGGGCTGTTCAACCGCGTGGCCTCGGAGCTGCACCTCGCGAACATCCAGGACGTGACGACCGAGGTGAAGGGCATGCTGGCCACCTTCCTCGATTACGGCGACGTGTACGTGCAGACCGCCGGCCAGAAGGACCGGTTCATCTTCAAGCACGTCCCGCACCCGAACAAGGTGAAGGAAACCATCATCGAGCTTTCCGACGCCGACAAGCGCCGCCATGGCGTAGGCAACGCCGCGCACGCGGTCTGA